From Candidatus Omnitrophota bacterium, the proteins below share one genomic window:
- the fabF gene encoding beta-ketoacyl-ACP synthase II: MANRRVVVTGLGVVTPIGTSVEEYWQNLLAGKSGISPITAFDPGLFDSRIAGQINDFDPSEYISPKELKRMERFVLFAVYASHTALKDSGIEVEKEDPYRLGVLVGSGIGALGCIEKQHSVMLERGPGRISPFLIPMMIVNMAPGQIGISLGMKGPNSCVATACASGNHAIGDAFRIVQRGEADVMIAGGTESCITELGIGGFCALKALSTRNEEPQRASRPFDRDRDGFVMGEGSGIVVLEEYERAAARGARIYAEIAGYGLTGDAYNMTAPSPDGEGAARAMELALSSAGVNAQDVQYINAHGTSTALNDKTETLAIKRVFADHAKKLMVNSTKSMTGHLLGAAGGVESVATTLSLYHGKIHGTMNYETPDPDCDLDYVPNEAREVQVKVAMTNSLGFGGHNASLLFKKI, translated from the coding sequence ATGGCGAATCGAAGAGTGGTGGTTACGGGTTTGGGCGTGGTCACGCCTATCGGCACGAGTGTGGAGGAGTACTGGCAGAATCTTCTGGCCGGCAAGAGCGGCATCAGCCCGATCACTGCGTTTGATCCCGGACTCTTTGATTCAAGGATTGCCGGCCAGATCAACGATTTTGATCCTTCGGAATATATATCGCCCAAAGAACTCAAGCGCATGGAGCGTTTTGTTCTGTTCGCGGTTTATGCCAGCCATACGGCGCTAAAGGACTCGGGCATTGAGGTGGAGAAAGAAGACCCCTACCGTCTCGGCGTTTTGGTGGGCTCCGGCATCGGGGCGCTCGGCTGCATCGAAAAGCAACATTCGGTGATGCTTGAACGCGGGCCCGGCCGCATCTCTCCTTTTTTGATTCCCATGATGATTGTCAATATGGCGCCCGGCCAGATCGGGATCAGTCTGGGCATGAAAGGGCCCAACTCCTGTGTGGCAACGGCCTGTGCCAGCGGCAATCACGCGATTGGAGACGCTTTCCGCATTGTCCAGCGCGGAGAGGCGGATGTCATGATTGCGGGGGGGACCGAGAGCTGCATTACCGAGCTGGGGATCGGCGGTTTTTGTGCGCTGAAGGCGCTGTCCACGCGTAACGAGGAGCCTCAAAGAGCCTCGCGTCCTTTTGACCGGGACCGGGACGGTTTTGTGATGGGGGAGGGGAGCGGGATCGTCGTGCTCGAGGAGTATGAGCGGGCCGCGGCCCGGGGCGCGCGCATTTACGCCGAGATCGCGGGCTATGGCTTAACAGGCGATGCCTACAATATGACAGCCCCGTCCCCGGACGGCGAGGGCGCAGCCCGGGCAATGGAGCTGGCTCTCAGCTCTGCAGGGGTCAATGCGCAAGATGTCCAGTACATTAACGCGCACGGAACCTCTACGGCGCTCAATGACAAGACCGAGACTTTGGCCATTAAGCGTGTCTTCGCGGATCACGCCAAAAAATTGATGGTCAACTCTACCAAGTCAATGACCGGCCATCTCCTGGGCGCGGCCGGCGGGGTGGAGTCCGTGGCCACAACACTCAGCCTGTACCACGGGAAAATTCATGGCACCATGAATTACGAGACCCCGGATCCGGATTGTGATCTGGACTATGTGCCCAATGAAGCGCGCGAGGTCCAGGTGAAGGTTGCAATGACCAATTCCCTGGGCTTTGGCGGGCACAACGCGAGCTTGTTGTTCAAGAAGATTTAG
- a CDS encoding acyl carrier protein — protein MAVADKVKTIIAEQLGVKADEVVEKASFIDDLGADSLDTVELVMAFEEEFGIEIPDEDAEKILSVGDAVKYIGEKAGEKA, from the coding sequence ATGGCAGTGGCGGATAAGGTCAAGACGATTATCGCTGAACAGCTTGGCGTCAAGGCCGACGAGGTGGTAGAGAAGGCTTCGTTTATTGATGATTTGGGTGCTGATTCACTCGACACCGTTGAGTTAGTCATGGCCTTTGAAGAAGAATTCGGGATTGAAATTCCGGATGAAGATGCTGAGAAGATCCTGTCGGTAGGTGACGCTGTCAAGTATATTGGCGAAAAGGCTGGAGAAAAAGCCTAG
- the fabG gene encoding 3-oxoacyl-[acyl-carrier-protein] reductase, with amino-acid sequence MKDLEGQVALVTGASRGIGFAVAERLAAAGARVWICSRSTETVERAKRELSSKGLSVEGDAADVSNAGQTRALMDKVLDKEKNIHIVVNNAGITRDQLLMKMSEEDWDTVLDANLKGAFLCTKAVVRGMIKQRYGRIVNISSVIGVTGGAGQANYAASKAGLIGFTKSVAKELGSRGITVNAVAPGFITTDMTSAMSEEQQEAVLKQIPMGRYGEVRDIAECVHFLVSKAAGYITGQVVQVDGGLAM; translated from the coding sequence GTGAAGGATTTAGAGGGACAAGTGGCCTTAGTGACCGGGGCTTCCAGAGGGATCGGCTTTGCCGTGGCTGAACGTTTGGCGGCTGCGGGGGCGCGGGTTTGGATCTGTTCCCGCTCCACCGAGACCGTGGAAAGGGCGAAAAGGGAGCTATCTTCCAAAGGTCTTTCTGTGGAAGGGGATGCAGCGGATGTCTCCAATGCAGGCCAGACCCGGGCTCTGATGGACAAGGTTCTTGACAAGGAAAAGAATATTCATATAGTAGTCAACAATGCCGGTATCACCCGGGATCAACTCCTGATGAAGATGTCGGAAGAGGACTGGGACACGGTCCTCGATGCCAACCTCAAGGGAGCTTTCCTCTGCACCAAAGCCGTTGTTCGAGGCATGATCAAACAGCGCTATGGCCGGATCGTGAACATCTCTTCTGTAATCGGGGTGACGGGGGGTGCGGGGCAGGCGAATTATGCAGCAAGCAAGGCCGGTTTGATCGGATTCACCAAGAGCGTAGCCAAGGAATTGGGCTCCAGGGGGATCACAGTCAATGCCGTGGCTCCGGGCTTCATCACCACAGATATGACGTCGGCGATGAGCGAAGAGCAGCAGGAGGCCGTGCTCAAGCAGATTCCGATGGGTCGGTACGGGGAGGTGCGGGATATAGCGGAATGCGTGCATTTCCTGGTATCGAAGGCTGCAGGGTATATTACGGGTCAAGTCGTCCAGGTGGACGGCGGATTGGCCATGTAG
- a CDS encoding response regulator yields the protein MVKLLIVDDEKEIAQVLSGFFSERGYQTVTAHSGEEALTIVDRSRPHLMFLDLKMPGMSGLEVLKKAHEMDSSLKIIVISADEEQATIEEARSLGASDYVTKPFDLVYLEREVIGKVTSQLYEDLRESYQRLQQTFREIVQALMVIVGKIDPHYTAGHVGRTLNYGAKIVSKLQAKGHDLGGLSDELFLAGVLLHDIGKIFTPREILHKEGPLNEQEWEIMRRHPVDGAQILSQVEGLREMSEIVRFHQEKFDGTGYPDGLKGEDIPLGSRVAAVVDAYDAMTSVRPYRKKAMTPQEAIEELDRCAGTQFDPVVVEAMKELYNEGML from the coding sequence ATGGTCAAGCTTTTAATCGTGGACGACGAGAAGGAAATTGCGCAGGTCTTGAGCGGTTTCTTCAGTGAGCGCGGTTACCAAACCGTGACAGCCCATAGTGGGGAGGAGGCTCTCACCATTGTGGACCGGAGCCGGCCGCACCTGATGTTTTTGGATCTGAAAATGCCGGGCATGAGCGGTCTGGAAGTTTTGAAAAAAGCCCATGAAATGGACTCGTCCCTGAAGATTATTGTGATTTCCGCGGACGAGGAACAGGCTACCATCGAAGAGGCGAGATCCCTGGGCGCGAGCGACTACGTGACCAAGCCCTTTGACTTGGTTTACCTGGAGCGGGAGGTGATCGGCAAGGTCACCTCCCAACTCTACGAAGACTTGAGGGAATCCTACCAAAGACTCCAACAGACTTTCAGGGAAATCGTGCAGGCTCTGATGGTGATCGTGGGAAAGATAGACCCTCACTACACGGCAGGACACGTGGGACGCACCCTCAACTACGGCGCAAAGATCGTGTCCAAGCTCCAGGCCAAGGGCCATGACTTGGGCGGGTTAAGCGACGAGCTCTTTTTGGCCGGGGTTCTCCTGCACGATATCGGGAAGATCTTCACGCCCCGGGAGATCCTTCATAAGGAAGGGCCTCTAAATGAACAGGAGTGGGAGATTATGCGGCGCCATCCGGTGGACGGGGCGCAGATTTTGTCTCAGGTGGAGGGGCTTCGCGAAATGTCCGAGATTGTGCGCTTTCACCAGGAGAAATTCGATGGCACCGGGTATCCGGATGGGCTCAAGGGGGAGGATATTCCTCTGGGCTCGCGCGTGGCCGCTGTGGTGGATGCCTATGATGCCATGACCAGCGTGCGTCCCTACCGTAAAAAGGCCATGACTCCGCAAGAGGCCATTGAGGAGCTGGATCGTTGTGCCGGCACCCAATTTGATCCTGTTGTCGTGGAGGCCATGAAAGAGCTTTACAATGAGGGGATGCTGTGA
- the fabF gene encoding beta-ketoacyl-ACP synthase II has protein sequence MPAGQKDRRRVVITGIGVVAPNGVGKEDYWKAVRAGKGAVCTVQGYDKSELPVQIAAQVGEFFNPEEVLGRKLARRVDRTAHFAIASAREAFEDSGLDLDKEDRNRIGVILGTAMAGHGLMLQQHCNFQDKGPMKVDVFTATASFGDAPAGRISMELGVHGPSYSVATACSSSLDAIQAAVQDIRTGQTDLMFAGGADAPVFPPIMAAFAVLRALSTRNEDPETVSRPFDKDRDGFVFGEGGGMLVLEELEHARARGARIYAEIAGGAATTDAFHMTAPDPTGAQAVRAIREALADAGARPEEVDYVNAHGTSTPLNDKNETQILKEVLGRRAYEIPVSSTKSMIGHLIGAAGVVELIGALSVLEGEGLVPPTINYQTPDPECDLDYVPNKARAHRVNLFLKNSFGFGGKNSALVIRRYSG, from the coding sequence GTGCCGGCAGGGCAAAAGGATCGGCGCAGGGTGGTGATTACCGGAATCGGGGTTGTCGCTCCCAATGGCGTAGGAAAAGAGGACTACTGGAAGGCCGTCCGCGCCGGCAAGGGGGCGGTTTGCACGGTTCAGGGCTATGACAAATCCGAGCTCCCGGTGCAGATCGCTGCGCAGGTCGGGGAGTTTTTTAACCCTGAAGAAGTGCTGGGCCGCAAACTTGCGCGCCGGGTGGATCGGACCGCGCATTTTGCGATTGCTTCAGCCCGGGAGGCCTTTGAGGACTCGGGTCTGGATCTTGACAAGGAAGACCGTAATCGTATCGGCGTGATCCTGGGCACGGCCATGGCCGGACACGGGCTCATGTTGCAGCAGCATTGTAATTTCCAGGACAAAGGCCCCATGAAGGTGGACGTGTTTACGGCCACAGCCTCCTTCGGGGATGCTCCAGCCGGGCGCATCAGCATGGAGCTGGGCGTGCACGGCCCCAGTTATTCGGTGGCCACCGCTTGTTCCAGTTCTTTGGATGCCATTCAGGCCGCGGTTCAGGATATCCGTACCGGGCAGACGGATCTCATGTTTGCCGGCGGGGCGGATGCGCCGGTCTTTCCGCCCATCATGGCAGCCTTTGCCGTGTTGCGCGCCCTCTCCACCCGGAACGAGGATCCGGAAACGGTTTCCAGGCCTTTTGATAAGGACCGGGACGGTTTTGTTTTTGGGGAAGGAGGGGGCATGTTGGTTTTGGAAGAGTTGGAACACGCGCGCGCGCGCGGAGCCCGTATTTACGCGGAAATTGCGGGCGGGGCAGCCACGACCGATGCCTTCCATATGACCGCCCCGGATCCTACGGGCGCCCAGGCTGTCCGGGCCATCCGCGAGGCCTTGGCCGATGCCGGAGCCCGGCCGGAGGAAGTGGACTATGTGAACGCCCACGGCACATCCACTCCGCTCAACGACAAGAATGAGACCCAGATCCTCAAGGAGGTGCTGGGCAGGCGGGCCTACGAGATTCCTGTGAGTTCCACAAAATCCATGATTGGGCATTTGATTGGGGCCGCAGGCGTGGTAGAACTTATAGGAGCGCTTTCGGTGCTGGAGGGGGAGGGCTTGGTTCCTCCCACCATCAACTATCAGACGCCGGACCCGGAGTGCGATCTGGACTATGTGCCCAACAAAGCGCGCGCGCACCGGGTAAATTTATTTTTGAAGAACTCTTTTGGTTTTGGAGGGAAGAATTCTGCGTTGGTAATACGGAGATATTCGGGTTAG
- a CDS encoding GGDEF domain-containing protein, protein MGQLTILIVAVNLLVLGVVYFYVRRRYKRIINSLYTQSITDGLTQLHDRRYFDMRLNEEVERVRRYGMPVSLLMIDIDDFKQYNDTYGHPAGDKLLRRISDIIRHGTRRIDLSARYGGEEFAVMLPVTPMTGAKIAAERLRARVEESSRAEDKAVTISIGVSTYDGEPKDYKKDTLVKSADEALYRAKDAGKNCVHLSSEATKPMEAAE, encoded by the coding sequence GTGGGTCAACTGACAATCCTGATCGTCGCAGTCAACCTTTTGGTGCTGGGCGTGGTGTACTTCTATGTCCGGCGGCGCTACAAGCGAATCATCAACTCGCTCTACACTCAATCCATTACAGACGGTCTGACCCAGCTTCACGACCGGCGCTATTTTGATATGCGTCTGAATGAGGAAGTGGAACGGGTCCGGCGATACGGCATGCCTGTCTCCCTGCTGATGATCGATATCGATGACTTCAAACAGTACAACGATACCTACGGCCATCCGGCCGGGGATAAGTTGTTGCGCCGGATCAGCGATATCATCCGGCACGGGACACGGAGGATTGATTTGTCCGCGCGTTACGGGGGCGAGGAGTTTGCCGTGATGCTGCCGGTGACTCCCATGACCGGAGCCAAAATTGCGGCTGAGCGCCTGCGCGCGCGCGTGGAGGAATCCAGCCGCGCTGAGGATAAAGCCGTGACGATCAGCATTGGGGTTTCGACTTATGACGGCGAGCCCAAGGATTACAAAAAGGACACCCTGGTCAAGTCGGCGGATGAGGCTTTGTATAGGGCCAAGGATGCGGGCAAGAACTGCGTGCACCTGAGCAGCGAAGCGACCAAACCCATGGAGGCGGCGGAGTAG
- the fabD gene encoding ACP S-malonyltransferase, protein MELIYLFPGQGAQYVGMGQTLYLSSLAARRTLDEANKILGYSLTDLCFNGPAGELERTEKSQPAIYAVSMAALAAVQEVVLEQNVHQQWDVLAAAGLSLGEYSALAAAGSFTFEEGLKLVAERGRLMDEASRINPGAMSSILNLDPQALEKICWKTGVQVANLNCPGQVVISGSVEGIEEAEAAAKEAGARRAIRLEVSGAFHSKLMEPAAKGLAGYLSEMNIEEPGYRVYSNVTAGHVTGAEAVRKQLVAQLTSPTLWEDTVKKLAADFPGALMVELGPGKVLQGLCRRIDKGINVKGVDAFDDLQSLLQQAGVGAA, encoded by the coding sequence ATGGAACTTATTTATCTCTTTCCGGGACAAGGCGCGCAGTACGTGGGTATGGGGCAAACGCTCTACTTGAGCTCTCTCGCGGCACGCCGCACCTTGGACGAAGCCAATAAAATCCTCGGCTATTCTTTGACGGATCTCTGTTTCAACGGCCCTGCCGGAGAGCTTGAGCGCACTGAAAAGAGCCAGCCTGCGATTTACGCGGTTTCCATGGCGGCTTTGGCCGCGGTGCAGGAAGTGGTGCTTGAGCAAAACGTGCATCAGCAGTGGGATGTTTTGGCCGCGGCAGGTCTTTCCTTGGGTGAGTACTCTGCCTTGGCAGCCGCGGGTAGTTTTACATTTGAGGAAGGCCTTAAACTGGTGGCCGAGCGCGGGCGCTTAATGGATGAAGCCTCCCGGATCAACCCCGGCGCCATGTCCTCCATTCTGAATCTGGACCCGCAAGCGCTGGAAAAGATTTGCTGGAAGACCGGCGTGCAGGTGGCGAATCTCAATTGTCCGGGGCAGGTAGTGATCAGCGGCTCGGTTGAGGGCATTGAAGAGGCAGAGGCTGCGGCCAAGGAAGCCGGCGCCAGGCGTGCGATCCGTTTGGAAGTGAGCGGGGCCTTTCATTCCAAACTCATGGAGCCCGCAGCTAAGGGACTTGCCGGGTATCTTTCGGAGATGAATATCGAAGAGCCGGGCTACCGGGTTTATTCCAATGTGACGGCCGGGCACGTAACCGGTGCGGAGGCCGTTCGCAAGCAGTTGGTGGCTCAACTGACCTCACCGACTTTGTGGGAGGATACGGTGAAGAAGTTGGCTGCTGATTTTCCGGGGGCATTGATGGTGGAGCTCGGGCCGGGAAAGGTCCTGCAGGGGCTCTGCCGTCGTATCGACAAAGGAATCAATGTGAAGGGGGTTGATGCCTTTGACGACTTACAATCCCTCCTACAACAGGCGGGAGTGGGGGCAGCCTAA
- a CDS encoding ketoacyl-ACP synthase III codes for MSQESTVRKVAGSAQPAPTRDTLKKVGIMGLGTAIPEKVLTNKDLEKIVDTSDEWIRTRTGIKERRIMAEGTGTSSLAAEASRQALKDAGISPEEIDLVLVGTVTPDMAFPSTACLVQAELGIPTTAMAFDLAAACSGFVFALHAAAQFVATGACRNALVIGADALSQLVDWEDRTTCVLFGDGAGACVIGPAESGGILSAVMGSDGSASDLLKVPGGGSLFPKTKENIDSKEHFIKMNGTEVFKMAVRNMVDAAKKALEQSGHTIEDIKRLVPHQANLRILKAVAKGLGMPEERVFVNVDRYGNMSAASTVVAWAEAVRAGDLKKGDLALLLAFGGGMVWGAMVVEM; via the coding sequence ATGTCACAGGAAAGTACGGTTCGGAAAGTCGCCGGCTCTGCGCAGCCGGCGCCCACAAGAGACACTTTAAAGAAGGTGGGGATTATGGGATTGGGCACAGCGATCCCGGAAAAGGTTCTGACCAACAAGGACCTTGAGAAAATTGTGGATACCTCGGATGAGTGGATCCGCACGCGCACCGGCATCAAGGAAAGGCGCATTATGGCGGAAGGCACAGGCACGAGTTCTTTGGCGGCTGAAGCCTCCAGACAGGCCCTGAAGGATGCGGGCATCAGCCCTGAGGAAATTGATTTGGTGCTTGTGGGCACGGTGACTCCGGACATGGCTTTTCCTTCCACTGCCTGTTTGGTTCAGGCAGAGCTGGGGATTCCGACCACAGCCATGGCCTTTGACTTGGCCGCGGCCTGTTCAGGTTTTGTGTTTGCCTTGCATGCGGCCGCGCAATTTGTGGCCACGGGCGCTTGCCGCAATGCACTTGTAATCGGCGCGGATGCGCTTTCCCAGCTCGTGGACTGGGAGGATCGCACCACCTGTGTGCTTTTCGGAGACGGTGCAGGCGCTTGCGTGATCGGCCCGGCCGAGAGCGGCGGAATCCTGAGTGCGGTCATGGGTTCGGACGGTTCGGCCTCGGATCTGCTCAAGGTCCCGGGCGGCGGCAGTCTTTTCCCCAAGACCAAGGAGAACATTGATTCCAAAGAGCACTTCATCAAGATGAACGGAACTGAAGTTTTCAAGATGGCTGTGCGCAATATGGTGGATGCGGCCAAAAAGGCTTTGGAACAGAGCGGCCACACCATTGAGGATATCAAACGTTTGGTGCCTCACCAGGCAAATCTGCGCATCCTCAAAGCCGTGGCCAAGGGCCTGGGCATGCCTGAGGAGCGGGTGTTCGTCAACGTGGATCGTTACGGAAATATGTCCGCGGCTTCAACCGTGGTCGCCTGGGCTGAAGCAGTGCGCGCAGGGGATCTCAAAAAAGGGGACCTGGCCTTGCTGCTGGCTTTCGGGGGCGGCATGGTTTGGGGAGCTATGGTTGTGGAAATGTAG
- the plsX gene encoding phosphate acyltransferase PlsX — protein sequence MTSLPNRAESPGSTVRIAVDAMGTDSHPGYEVRAAMQALDLRDMHITLVGDEKKIRAYLAKGLADEKRLSILHADEVVEMHDPPAASVRRKKNSSMNVAVRLLKDGKVDAVLSAGNTGAMVCSTSLNLGLLPGVERPGIGVPIPTRRGWSLLIDVGSNIDVKPIHLLQYAVMGAEYWKLINNVPNPAIGLLNVGEEESKGTELLRGVHALLDRSHLNFTGNLDGKDLYHGNCDVVVCDGFTGNVALKVSESLASTFGYFLKRELGRTPLRRLGALLAAGAFKDIKEQTDYAEKGGAPLLGVNGTVMICHGGSPVKAVRNAIAGVHDLVSNRLNEKIAKVITEEMRFLSEG from the coding sequence ATGACTTCACTTCCGAATCGCGCTGAGTCGCCCGGCAGTACCGTCCGTATTGCTGTGGATGCAATGGGCACGGACTCTCATCCGGGCTACGAGGTCAGGGCGGCGATGCAGGCTTTGGATCTGCGTGATATGCACATCACCCTGGTGGGCGATGAGAAAAAAATCCGCGCTTATCTGGCCAAGGGTCTTGCAGATGAGAAACGCCTAAGCATTCTGCACGCGGACGAGGTCGTGGAGATGCACGACCCGCCGGCCGCTTCCGTGCGCCGTAAGAAAAACTCCTCAATGAACGTGGCCGTGCGCCTTCTCAAGGACGGGAAGGTCGATGCCGTGCTTTCCGCCGGCAATACCGGGGCCATGGTTTGCTCCACTTCTCTTAATCTCGGGCTTTTGCCCGGTGTGGAACGCCCCGGTATCGGTGTGCCCATCCCCACGCGCCGCGGATGGAGTCTGCTCATTGACGTGGGCTCCAACATCGATGTTAAACCCATTCATCTTCTGCAATACGCTGTGATGGGAGCGGAATACTGGAAGCTTATCAACAATGTGCCCAACCCTGCCATCGGCCTGCTCAATGTGGGTGAAGAAGAGTCCAAGGGCACGGAACTTCTTCGCGGAGTCCATGCGCTTCTCGACCGCAGCCATCTCAATTTTACGGGCAATCTTGACGGCAAAGATCTGTATCACGGCAATTGTGACGTGGTTGTCTGCGACGGTTTTACAGGCAATGTCGCGCTCAAGGTATCGGAGAGCCTGGCCTCAACCTTTGGGTATTTCTTGAAGCGGGAATTAGGACGCACGCCTTTGCGCAGGCTCGGGGCTCTGCTGGCGGCAGGGGCATTCAAGGATATTAAGGAACAAACGGATTACGCTGAAAAGGGTGGTGCGCCGCTGCTGGGCGTCAATGGCACGGTGATGATCTGCCACGGGGGATCCCCGGTTAAGGCAGTCAGAAATGCGATTGCCGGTGTTCATGATTTGGTGTCGAACCGGCTCAATGAAAAAATTGCGAAGGTCATTACGGAAGAGATGCGGTTTTTGAGCGAGGGATAA
- the rpmF gene encoding 50S ribosomal protein L32 — MALPKRRHSSTRQAKRRTHDALQPPALGFSPETGEFKMSHRATKLGNYKGRQILTKKVRRELEKGNAS; from the coding sequence ATGGCACTTCCTAAAAGAAGACACTCCAGTACAAGGCAAGCCAAAAGGCGCACTCACGACGCACTCCAGCCCCCGGCTTTGGGGTTCAGTCCGGAGACCGGCGAATTCAAGATGAGCCATCGCGCCACCAAGCTGGGTAATTACAAAGGCCGCCAGATCCTCACCAAGAAAGTGCGGCGGGAGTTGGAGAAGGGGAACGCCTCCTGA
- a CDS encoding DUF177 domain-containing protein, translated as MNPQLLIQFDSVPNSGLVLHRRYEGPSLDMDTSICAFAGPFELEARIEIEFGEASIETAVRGETTCTCNRCAREFSRHLEREFRFVYDTRETPEVDLLEAVREELLLGSEIQLLCSEGCKGLCPTCGQDLNQMECSCVLEETEPRGLSGLKLGKEKSHGTS; from the coding sequence ATGAATCCTCAATTACTCATCCAGTTTGACTCGGTTCCCAATAGCGGTTTGGTCCTGCACAGGCGCTACGAAGGCCCGAGTCTGGACATGGACACCAGCATTTGCGCTTTTGCCGGCCCCTTTGAATTGGAAGCCCGGATTGAGATAGAGTTCGGGGAGGCCAGTATTGAGACCGCGGTCCGCGGCGAGACCACCTGCACTTGCAATCGCTGCGCCAGAGAATTCTCCCGCCATCTTGAGCGGGAATTCCGGTTTGTTTACGATACCCGGGAAACCCCGGAGGTTGATTTATTAGAGGCCGTGCGCGAGGAGCTGCTGCTCGGCAGCGAAATTCAGCTCCTTTGCTCGGAGGGATGTAAGGGCTTGTGCCCGACATGTGGACAGGATTTGAATCAGATGGAATGCTCCTGTGTTCTGGAAGAAACAGAGCCCCGGGGGCTTTCCGGTTTGAAGTTGGGAAAGGAAAAGAGTCATGGCACTTCCTAA
- the coaD gene encoding pantetheine-phosphate adenylyltransferase, whose protein sequence is MGIQASPVTRHRAVYPGTFDPVTYGHIDLIKRARLIFDELIVAVAHNPSKAPLFSVEERKGFLRRAVQGLDGVSVIDFEGLAVKFVRSQESRVMIRGMRMISDFELEYQMATTNRKLDDGVETLFLMPSETNAHLSSRLLKEAAALGAELAAFVPGYVEEALKKKLNR, encoded by the coding sequence ATGGGGATACAGGCATCACCTGTTACGCGACACAGGGCAGTCTATCCGGGGACATTTGATCCAGTCACATATGGCCACATCGATCTGATCAAGCGAGCCCGGCTTATTTTTGACGAGCTCATTGTGGCTGTGGCCCACAATCCCTCAAAGGCACCCCTTTTTAGTGTGGAAGAGCGCAAGGGCTTTCTTCGCCGGGCTGTGCAAGGCCTGGACGGGGTTTCTGTTATTGATTTTGAGGGCCTGGCAGTCAAGTTTGTGCGAAGCCAAGAGAGCCGGGTGATGATCCGCGGGATGCGGATGATTTCGGATTTTGAGCTCGAATACCAAATGGCCACGACCAACCGCAAGCTGGATGACGGCGTGGAGACTCTCTTCTTAATGCCTTCGGAGACCAACGCCCATCTGTCCTCCCGGCTCCTCAAGGAGGCTGCGGCCCTGGGTGCGGAGCTGGCTGCCTTTGTTCCTGGCTACGTGGAAGAAGCGCTCAAAAAGAAGTTGAATCGATAA
- the rsmD gene encoding 16S rRNA (guanine(966)-N(2))-methyltransferase RsmD, which translates to MASLRILAGEYKGALLLTPPGIRPTESRVRKALFDILGPRIEGSRVLELYAGSGALGLEALSRGAASVDFVESQSSCIQFIRKNLQKVLGEKALGCARIHPHSAEIVLPKLGNRGEQFDLILMDPPYRKGWAKKSLQQIGACAILRNLGVAAVQHAWAEVVPESEGNLVKTRDYRYGDTGITCYATQGSLSGDI; encoded by the coding sequence ATGGCATCACTCAGAATTTTAGCAGGGGAATACAAGGGCGCGCTCCTTCTAACGCCGCCGGGGATCCGGCCCACAGAGTCGCGGGTGCGCAAGGCGCTCTTTGACATCCTCGGGCCGCGTATCGAGGGCAGCCGCGTCCTGGAGCTCTACGCGGGGAGCGGGGCCCTGGGACTGGAGGCCTTGTCCCGGGGCGCGGCATCAGTGGATTTTGTTGAGTCCCAATCGAGTTGCATCCAATTTATTCGCAAGAATTTACAAAAAGTGCTCGGGGAAAAGGCTCTGGGTTGCGCCCGAATCCACCCGCATTCCGCAGAAATTGTCCTCCCCAAACTCGGAAATCGGGGGGAGCAATTCGATCTCATCCTGATGGATCCTCCTTATCGGAAAGGCTGGGCAAAGAAGAGCTTGCAGCAAATTGGCGCCTGTGCTATCCTACGAAATCTTGGTGTCGCGGCAGTGCAGCACGCTTGGGCAGAGGTGGTTCCGGAATCGGAAGGCAACTTGGTCAAAACGCGAGATTACCGATATGGGGATACAGGCATCACCTGTTACGCGACACAGGGCAGTCTATCCGGGGACATTTGA